The following coding sequences are from one Arthrobacter sp. PvP023 window:
- the trpS gene encoding tryptophan--tRNA ligase, giving the protein MTSSTSTVTKKRILSGAKPTADSLHLGNYIGAVRNWVDMQAEYDAVFFIPDLHAITVDFEPAELAKRTRVVAAQYIAAGIDPDKSIFFVQSHVPEHAQLAWALNCITGFGEASRMTQFKDKTQKSGADSATLGLFAYPTLMAADILLYQTDLVPVGEDQRQHLELTRNLAQRFNTRFGHTFTVPEATILKATAKIYDLQSPTAKMSKTGGSPHGSIQLLEDPKIAAKRIKSAVTDTGTEIRFDAEAKPGVSNLLTIYSTLTGKSVPELEAEYQGKMYGHLKKDLADVMVDFITPLRDRTNELMADPAELDRLLAQGAERAREIASVTLGQVYERMGFLPSLTLAGVR; this is encoded by the coding sequence ATGACTAGCTCGACTTCCACGGTGACCAAGAAACGCATCCTCTCCGGTGCCAAGCCCACAGCGGACTCGCTGCACCTGGGCAACTACATCGGCGCCGTCCGCAACTGGGTAGACATGCAGGCTGAATACGACGCCGTGTTCTTCATTCCTGACCTCCACGCCATCACCGTTGATTTCGAACCGGCGGAACTGGCCAAGCGCACCCGTGTGGTGGCTGCCCAGTACATTGCGGCGGGGATCGACCCGGACAAGAGCATCTTCTTCGTCCAGTCCCATGTCCCCGAGCACGCGCAGCTGGCCTGGGCGCTGAACTGCATCACCGGTTTCGGCGAGGCCTCACGCATGACGCAGTTCAAGGACAAGACGCAGAAGTCGGGGGCGGACTCCGCAACCCTGGGCCTGTTCGCCTACCCGACCCTGATGGCCGCGGACATTCTCCTGTACCAGACCGACCTCGTCCCGGTCGGCGAGGACCAGCGCCAGCACCTGGAGCTGACCAGAAACCTGGCCCAGCGCTTCAATACCCGCTTTGGCCACACGTTCACGGTGCCCGAGGCCACGATCCTCAAGGCCACCGCCAAGATCTACGACCTCCAAAGCCCGACTGCCAAGATGTCCAAGACAGGCGGGTCGCCCCACGGTTCCATCCAGCTCCTGGAGGACCCCAAGATCGCCGCGAAGCGCATCAAGTCCGCAGTAACTGACACCGGAACGGAAATCCGGTTCGACGCCGAAGCCAAGCCGGGGGTTTCCAACCTCCTCACCATCTACTCGACGCTCACCGGGAAGTCCGTGCCCGAGCTCGAAGCCGAATACCAGGGCAAGATGTACGGCCACCTCAAGAAGGACCTCGCGGACGTTATGGTGGACTTCATCACGCCGCTCCGGGACCGGACCAATGAACTGATGGCGGATCCGGCGGAGCTGGACCGGCTGCTGGCCCAGGGTGCCGAACGTGCCCGGGAAATTGCCTCCGTGACGCTCGGACAGGTCTATGAGCGCATGGGCTTCCTGCCGTCCCTCACCCTCGCAGGAGTCCGCTAG
- a CDS encoding exodeoxyribonuclease III translates to MSSALKKDHLRIASVNVNGLRAAYRNGMAEWLEPREVDILCLQEVRAPDKIVRELLGEGWFVLHEEAEAKGRAGVAIASRTEPLATRPHIGDDYFATAGRWVEADFRVTDAAGAPVQLTVVSAYVHSGEAGTPKQDDKFRFLDVMESRLPELAKHSDHALVVGDLNVGHTELDIKNWKGNVKRAGFLPEERAYFDRFFGEDIGWRDVHRGLAGNVDGPYTWWSQRGKAFDTDTGWRIDYHMATPALAAAAISATVDRAPSWDTRFSDHAPLVVDYQL, encoded by the coding sequence GACCACCTTCGCATCGCATCAGTCAACGTCAACGGCCTCCGCGCTGCCTACCGGAACGGCATGGCGGAGTGGCTTGAGCCACGCGAGGTGGACATCCTTTGCCTGCAGGAGGTCAGGGCGCCGGACAAGATCGTCCGTGAACTCCTGGGCGAGGGCTGGTTCGTCCTTCATGAAGAAGCCGAAGCCAAGGGCCGCGCGGGCGTGGCCATTGCCTCCCGCACCGAGCCGCTGGCCACCCGTCCGCACATCGGGGACGACTACTTTGCCACCGCCGGCCGCTGGGTCGAGGCTGACTTCCGCGTTACGGACGCCGCGGGTGCCCCGGTCCAGCTGACGGTAGTGAGTGCGTACGTTCACTCCGGCGAGGCCGGGACCCCCAAGCAGGACGACAAGTTCCGCTTCCTGGACGTCATGGAGAGCCGCCTTCCCGAGCTGGCAAAGCACAGCGACCACGCCCTCGTGGTGGGTGACCTGAACGTGGGCCACACGGAGCTGGACATCAAGAACTGGAAGGGCAACGTCAAGCGGGCGGGCTTCCTCCCCGAGGAACGTGCGTACTTTGACCGCTTCTTCGGCGAAGACATCGGATGGAGGGATGTCCACAGGGGCCTGGCGGGAAACGTCGACGGCCCCTACACCTGGTGGTCCCAGCGCGGCAAGGCCTTTGATACCGACACAGGCTGGCGCATCGACTACCACATGGCCACTCCCGCCCTCGCCGCCGCAGCCATTTCGGCGACAGTGGACCGGGCACCGTCATGGGACACCCGCTTCTCCGACCACGCACCGCTGGTAGTGGACTACCAGCTCTAA